Genomic segment of Nothobranchius furzeri strain GRZ-AD chromosome 12, NfurGRZ-RIMD1, whole genome shotgun sequence:
gcttgtatccgcgatctcgttctttcggtcattacccaaagctcatgaccataggtgaggattgggacgtagatcgaccggtaaatcgagagcctggctttctggctcagctccctcttccccacgacagatcggctcatcgtccgcatcactgcagacgccgaaccaatccgcctgtcgatctcccgatccctcctaccctcactcgtgaacaagaccccgagatacttaaactcctccacttgaggtaggacctctcccccgacccggaggtggcaagccacccttttccggtcgagaaccatggtctcagatttggaggtgctgatcctcatcccagccgcttcacattcggccgcgaacctacccagcaagagctgaaggtcagagctggatgaagctaggaggaccacatcatccgcaaaaagcagagacgagattctcctgccaccaaactcgacacactccacaccacggctgcgtctagaaattctgtccataaaggtaatgaacagaaccggtgacaaagggcagccctggcggagtccaaccctcactgggaacaggtccgacatactaccggctatgcggaccaaactcacgctcctctggtaaagggactgaatggcccttaacagaaagccacccaccccatactcctggagcgtcccccacagggtgcccctggggacacggtcataagccttctccaaatccacaaagcacatgtggattggttgggcaaactcccatgccccctccatcacccttgcaagggtatagagctggtccacagttccacggccaggacgaaaaccacattgctcctcctctatctgagattcaactatcgatcggaccctcctctccagtaccttggagtagacctttccagggaggctgaggagtgtgaccccctatagttggaacacaccctcaggtcaccctgacCAGTTGAGTTATTTAATAACTAATTTCTCATGTCTGAGTATAAACACATCCGTacgtttttttttgtaatttgtaaggaCTCATCcgctcctttttatttataaataaatatattaaataaatattcttgtgatggacatatcccttgtctgaaataaagtttgaattgaattgaataaataatATAAATTATTTTTGCAAAAGCAGATCCAGAtttgctttattttgaaaagatttCTGCTACTTTCGTTCTTCTTTCATCTGTAGTTAAAACGTCTCACACTGCTTTATTTTTCTGTTTCCGTTTCAGTTTTAAGTTTTATTTTTCCGTCCTCGATGCCTCACAGTCTCAGACTCCGGTCCCTTATTGGCTGTTTGCCTCTTCCTCCATCACCACGGGAACTGATTGATGCAGGGAAGTGTTACAGTATCAAGCACTATTGATTTCCTGACACAGCCCTGAGACTGCTGCTTTCCCCGATGATCCAGTTCACTGGTGCTACACGCTTATATTACACTCAGCAGGTTGTTTACGTGACACGACTAGGCGGACCTCTGAAGTTCTGTTCCAGAGGCCAAACCCAGACTCCAGATAAAAAGTGAGAAAATCAGAGAGTGCATAACCCCAGTTTAATTTTATCTTTCCAGATGGACTGGCTGACACCTGAGATGTGAAGTGTGTTATGTGAGCCAAGGTGTTTTCCCACCTTGCTGGTGGTGGGAAGAGATGCCACACTCCGTTACCATGACAGCAGAACTTCTCTTTGTTCTCACATTCCTGACGAGCAGCAGCACCCTGTGTAATCCGATTGCGACCATTCAAGTGAGCCAGGATGGTCTTGCCAGAGTGTTGACCCAAGTCAGGGAGGacgaccagcaggaccagcagaaCCCAGAGAACCCTCTGGAATACGCCGCTCAGCTGCAGCTACAGGAAGTGAACAGGACAGCTTTGAGTCTGGCAAAGCCAGACTTCATCTCGTTGGCACGAGGAGCCAAAGGTGGGAAATCCCAGGAGCAGAAAGGTGAGCGGGACACTCTGAACCAAAAAGACGAGGAGCCCACCAGTGAAGTCATTCTGTCTCTGGACGCCATTGACGAGTACGCTTACCCAGACTACAGAGGGAAAGGCTGCATGGATGAGAGCGGCTTTGTGTTTGCCATTGGTGAGGAGTTTACCCCGGGCCCTTCAACGTGCCCATGCCTTTGCACGGATGAAGGCCCTCTGTGCAACCAGCCCGAATGTCCCAAGGTCCACCCTCGCTGCATCAAAGTGGACACCAGCCAGTGCTGCCCGCTGTGCAGGGAGAAGAAAAACCACTGCGAGTTTCGGGGCAAAATTTACTCCTCGCTTGAAGAGTTTAAGGTGAGCCGGTTAACTGCGTTCAGTCACTGTTGATGTGGTCAAATTTACAGGAAGTGCTGACGGAACAATCCTGTTCTACCGATAGGATTCCTCTCAGGCCCGGCACGGCTAATGGTACCCTTGTGTTTCAGCAAGCAAGCAAACGAGGGAGGGAGTGAATGAGTGAGGGAGTGAGGAGGGATGAGGGAGGTGGGAGAAGGGAAGAGGGAGGGAGCGAGTTGagtgaggagggagggagagagtgaATGAATAAGGAGGGAGGAGGGATGAGGGAGTGAATGAGGAAGTGAAGGGGTGAGTCAAggaaggagtgagtgagtgagtgagtgagtgagtagggagtgagtgagtgaatgaataa
This window contains:
- the vwc2 gene encoding brorin, whose amino-acid sequence is MPHSVTMTAELLFVLTFLTSSSTLCNPIATIQVSQDGLARVLTQVREDDQQDQQNPENPLEYAAQLQLQEVNRTALSLAKPDFISLARGAKGGKSQEQKGERDTLNQKDEEPTSEVILSLDAIDEYAYPDYRGKGCMDESGFVFAIGEEFTPGPSTCPCLCTDEGPLCNQPECPKVHPRCIKVDTSQCCPLCREKKNHCEFRGKIYSSLEEFKVSPCEKCRCEPSGEVLCSVAACPQTECVDPEYEPEQCCPICKSGPNCYADTEVIPAGREVKIDECTICYCTYEEGTWQIERQATCSKNECQHI